A portion of the Mesobacillus sp. AQ2 genome contains these proteins:
- a CDS encoding ABC transporter ATP-binding protein produces the protein MILLEAAKLHKTYGNKFNKQEVLKGLDLKIFKGEFVSIMGASGSGKTTLLNVLSSIDKVTNGSIKIEGNEITGMKEKQLAEFRKQHLGFLFQDYNLLDTLTVKENILLPLSVSKTPKKEADQRFEAIAAELGILELKNKYPNEISGGQKQRTSAARAFIHDPSIIFADEPTGALDSKSASDLLNKLSDLNQKRQATILMVTHDPVAASYCGRVIFIKDGLIYTELNKGDQTRQEFFKDIMKTQSVLGGVHHER, from the coding sequence ATGATTTTATTGGAAGCGGCCAAACTTCATAAAACATATGGAAATAAGTTTAATAAACAGGAAGTATTGAAAGGGCTCGACCTTAAAATTTTCAAAGGGGAATTCGTGAGCATCATGGGTGCCTCTGGATCGGGTAAAACGACGCTCTTGAATGTCCTCTCTTCTATCGATAAGGTCACCAATGGTTCGATCAAGATTGAAGGGAACGAGATTACCGGGATGAAGGAAAAGCAGCTGGCGGAATTCCGCAAGCAGCACCTGGGCTTTTTGTTCCAGGATTACAATCTCCTCGATACACTGACAGTGAAGGAAAATATCCTCTTGCCACTTTCGGTCAGCAAGACGCCTAAAAAGGAAGCGGATCAGCGGTTCGAAGCGATTGCCGCGGAACTCGGAATTCTGGAGTTGAAGAATAAATATCCAAATGAAATTTCCGGCGGGCAAAAGCAGCGCACATCTGCTGCACGAGCTTTCATCCATGACCCGAGCATTATTTTTGCCGATGAACCAACGGGCGCGCTGGATTCGAAATCAGCTTCAGACCTTTTGAATAAACTAAGTGACTTGAATCAAAAACGACAGGCAACGATTCTGATGGTCACTCATGATCCAGTTGCGGCAAGCTACTGTGGCAGGGTAATTTTTATAAAGGATGGTCTTATTTATACTGAACTGAATAAAGGTGACCAGACGAGACAGGAATTTTTCAAGGACATCATGAAAACCCAGAGCGTATTGGGCGGTGTGCACCATGAGCGTTAA
- a CDS encoding ABC transporter permease, which produces MSVNQLILRNLKKNLKNYYLYVFALVFSVGLYFAFVTLQYDPSMHETKGSIKGGAAIKSASVLLVAIVAIFLTYANNIFIKRRSKEIGLFQLVGMTKGKIFRILSVENFLLYYGSLLAGVFLGFSVSKLIIMILFKITQVEGIAKLHFSGTALVQTLIVFSVIYVLMLLLNYLFIKRQSILSLFRVISSAEGRAKKISFWEMMIGILGITLIGIGYYVSSKLFEGDFTTVNELFFAMVFILASVIIGTYLFYKGSVSFIANLIRKKKDGYLNINEVLSLSSIMFRMKSNALVLTIITTVSALAIGLLSLSYISYYSAEQSAKNNVPDNFAFVDADSAADFMEKLESQDIGYAEKRIEVLQAVMNAEEIIGLKMDGYTQDPKSMGVSVISEKTEGQSEVSKDETYLTGYSDIMMKFISMKDSGPIEIIGKNHAIPLQYIGMEKEYPVSRYFGGSPVAVVDESVFEKLKSDLDSSIQRDYSLYIGVDIKNENDLVKANQLFNENQENDLNESRLDNENTQKKQMGLVMFIVGFLGLTFLVTSGCILYFKQMDQTEDEKPNYTILRKLGFTQGDLLKGIQAKQAFNFGIPLSIGLLHSYFAVKSGWFFFGTELWWPMLIVMGLYTALYSIFAILSVVHSKRVIRESL; this is translated from the coding sequence ATGAGCGTTAACCAGCTGATTCTTCGTAATTTGAAGAAGAACCTTAAAAATTACTATCTGTATGTTTTTGCATTGGTGTTCAGTGTCGGCCTTTATTTCGCCTTCGTCACCCTCCAATATGATCCTTCCATGCATGAAACGAAGGGTTCGATTAAAGGAGGGGCCGCTATTAAATCGGCATCTGTTCTACTCGTGGCCATCGTGGCGATTTTCCTGACCTACGCCAATAACATTTTTATCAAAAGAAGAAGCAAGGAGATCGGCCTATTCCAGCTTGTCGGAATGACAAAGGGCAAGATTTTTCGGATCCTGAGTGTTGAAAACTTCCTCCTTTATTATGGCTCCTTGCTGGCGGGTGTTTTCCTTGGATTTTCAGTATCCAAGCTAATCATCATGATTCTGTTCAAAATCACTCAGGTTGAAGGGATTGCGAAGCTTCATTTTTCCGGAACAGCCCTCGTGCAGACACTGATCGTTTTTTCGGTCATCTATGTATTGATGCTGCTGTTGAACTATCTTTTCATTAAACGGCAGAGCATTCTATCCCTGTTCAGGGTCATTTCAAGTGCTGAAGGCCGGGCAAAAAAGATTTCTTTCTGGGAGATGATGATAGGCATTCTTGGCATTACACTGATTGGGATCGGGTATTATGTGTCATCCAAGCTGTTCGAAGGGGACTTTACAACCGTGAACGAACTCTTCTTCGCCATGGTGTTCATTTTAGCGTCGGTCATCATCGGGACTTATCTATTTTACAAAGGTTCTGTCAGCTTCATTGCCAATCTCATCCGGAAAAAGAAGGATGGGTATTTAAATATAAATGAAGTGCTGTCGTTATCCTCCATCATGTTCAGGATGAAGTCGAATGCGTTGGTGTTAACGATCATCACGACGGTATCAGCGCTTGCGATCGGCTTATTGTCTTTAAGCTATATCTCCTATTATTCTGCAGAACAGAGTGCCAAAAATAATGTTCCAGATAACTTTGCTTTTGTTGATGCAGACTCTGCTGCTGATTTTATGGAGAAGTTGGAGTCGCAGGATATCGGTTATGCGGAGAAAAGGATTGAGGTTCTCCAGGCGGTAATGAACGCAGAGGAAATCATCGGACTGAAAATGGATGGATACACCCAGGATCCTAAATCGATGGGGGTCTCGGTCATTAGCGAAAAGACGGAAGGTCAAAGTGAAGTGAGTAAGGATGAAACCTATCTGACAGGTTACAGTGACATTATGATGAAATTCATCTCCATGAAAGATTCAGGACCGATTGAGATCATCGGAAAAAATCATGCTATTCCATTGCAGTACATTGGAATGGAAAAGGAATATCCTGTTTCCCGGTATTTCGGTGGTTCTCCTGTGGCCGTTGTCGATGAGTCCGTATTTGAGAAATTAAAGAGTGATTTGGACTCTTCCATCCAAAGAGACTATTCATTGTATATTGGGGTTGATATTAAAAACGAGAATGATTTAGTGAAGGCGAATCAACTATTCAATGAAAATCAGGAAAATGATCTCAATGAATCTCGCCTGGATAATGAAAATACCCAAAAGAAACAAATGGGGCTTGTCATGTTCATTGTCGGTTTCCTTGGGCTGACCTTCCTCGTCACGTCGGGCTGCATCCTTTATTTTAAACAAATGGATCAGACAGAAGACGAAAAGCCGAATTATACGATTTTAAGAAAGCTTGGTTTCACACAGGGTGATCTACTAAAGGGAATCCAGGCAAAACAGGCATTCAATTTCGGTATCCCACTATCAATCGGCCTGCTGCACAGCTACTTCGCCGTCAAATCCGGCTGGTTCTTTTTCGGCACCGAGTTATGGTGGCCGATGCTGATTGTCATGGGACTTTATACAGCATTGTATTCCATTTTCGCGATACTTTCAGTGGTTCATTCTAAGAGAGTTATTCGGGAATCTCTTTAA
- a CDS encoding GGDEF domain-containing protein: MQVTIGEIAEKVMVVNPSTKCEYIYMIFKNTPEIEGVVVCSEDRPIGLVTKTKFYQKLSIQYGFDLFMKRTVDLVMITDPLIVDHSVPITETSAQAMDRAQEHLYDYVIVTRKDRLVGIVSIRNLLMKLAEEQISIARYSNPLTGLPGNFEIKNALKKAIASENYTVLYIDINLFKSFNDTFGFKLGDEVIQHTATILKETVLESHNKLDTFVGHIGGDDFLAILPHHDYKDICQTLIHHFEQFAHQFYTTEELEHGYIHGISRMGVLENIPLVGLSIAVIQNKDFSFSTIEEISKEAARIKKRCKSLRRSVYLTSEDKVTGGFPQT; the protein is encoded by the coding sequence ATGCAAGTGACAATTGGGGAGATTGCAGAGAAAGTGATGGTGGTTAATCCTTCAACCAAATGTGAATACATCTATATGATATTCAAAAACACACCGGAGATCGAAGGAGTCGTGGTTTGTTCAGAAGACCGTCCAATCGGGTTAGTGACGAAAACGAAATTTTACCAGAAGTTATCGATCCAGTATGGGTTCGACCTTTTCATGAAAAGGACTGTTGATTTGGTGATGATCACCGATCCGCTCATTGTTGACCATTCAGTACCGATTACTGAAACAAGTGCACAAGCGATGGATCGCGCACAAGAACATCTGTATGACTATGTGATCGTCACTAGAAAAGACCGCCTGGTCGGCATTGTCAGCATCCGGAATTTACTAATGAAACTGGCTGAAGAGCAAATCAGCATTGCCCGCTATTCTAACCCACTAACAGGACTGCCAGGCAATTTCGAGATAAAAAATGCACTCAAGAAGGCGATTGCATCCGAAAATTACACGGTCCTATATATAGATATCAATCTATTCAAATCATTCAATGATACATTTGGATTCAAGCTTGGCGATGAAGTCATTCAGCACACTGCGACAATTCTGAAAGAAACAGTACTAGAAAGCCACAACAAACTGGATACTTTCGTCGGTCATATCGGAGGAGACGATTTCCTTGCCATCCTTCCCCATCATGATTACAAGGATATCTGCCAAACCTTAATTCATCATTTTGAACAATTTGCCCACCAATTCTACACGACTGAAGAACTTGAACATGGCTATATCCATGGAATCAGCCGAATGGGTGTACTAGAAAACATCCCGCTCGTCGGATTGTCCATCGCTGTAATCCAAAACAAGGACTTCAGCTTCAGTACAATAGAAGAAATAAGCAAGGAAGCAGCACGCATCAAAAAACGCTGCAAATCACTCCGCAGAAGCGTTTACCTTACGAGCGAGGATAAGGTGACTGGAGGCTTTCCACAAACTTGA
- a CDS encoding EAL domain-containing protein, whose product MTAMILDSSRDRSFQLFNFQHAFQPIYNLQDDYVFGYESLIRHPEIPNPEVLFSLAMQQNQLFDLDFHSIANSIHTFEQQSRYLNPPRLSVNVFPSTLLDPDFLRQLNRLMNKVALAPESIIFELNEAESVMSLGKLTDVIHCLRSLGFRFALDDLGKGQSSLRIALELEPDIVKLDRYFSMDLGRSIKKQTFLNWISSYFINEGVSVTLEGIETAEELTIARQAGIQFGQGYFLGRPERYLLHT is encoded by the coding sequence ATGACAGCGATGATATTAGATTCTTCCAGAGACCGTTCTTTCCAGTTATTTAACTTCCAACATGCATTTCAGCCAATCTACAACTTGCAGGATGACTATGTTTTCGGGTATGAAAGCTTGATCAGACATCCTGAAATCCCGAATCCCGAAGTTCTATTTTCACTTGCCATGCAGCAGAATCAGCTATTTGATTTAGATTTTCACTCCATCGCCAATAGCATACATACATTCGAGCAACAGTCCAGGTACTTAAATCCTCCTCGTTTGTCTGTCAATGTCTTTCCATCCACACTTTTAGACCCTGATTTTCTAAGGCAACTGAATCGATTAATGAACAAGGTAGCTTTAGCACCGGAAAGCATTATTTTTGAGCTGAATGAAGCAGAATCAGTTATGTCATTGGGCAAGCTGACAGATGTGATTCACTGCCTTAGATCCCTTGGTTTTAGATTTGCACTAGATGATCTTGGGAAGGGACAATCCTCCCTGCGGATTGCTTTAGAGCTTGAACCTGACATTGTAAAACTTGATCGATATTTTTCAATGGATTTGGGACGATCCATCAAGAAACAAACGTTCCTGAATTGGATTTCTTCATACTTTATTAATGAGGGTGTCTCAGTCACACTTGAGGGTATTGAAACTGCAGAGGAGTTGACCATTGCCAGACAAGCAGGCATCCAGTTTGGCCAGGGCTACTTCCTAGGCAGGCCGGAGCGTTATCTTCTGCATACATAA
- a CDS encoding glycosyltransferase family 1 protein, giving the protein MKIAFFTDTFYPEINGVARTLKRFTDYLAEKGHSVKVFAPENPSGEYVPSHIHRFKSASFFLYPECRVAFPNYFKIKGELEKFNPDLIHVATPFNLGIMGVYCAKKLKIPLAGSYHTDFDQYLQFYDLGLLSSLLWKYMNWFHQPLQKIFVPSHDTMAQLTEHGLKNLELWPRGVDCELFHPFYDKLAVRKKYSFRKEYILSYAGRLAPEKSAGLLLEIAKNMPPQIADKVHWLIVGDGPMREQLEKEAPANMIFTGYLKGGQLAEVYSASDLFIFPSATETFGNVVLESLASGTPVIGANSGGVRSIIEDGVTGRLCTPHDIHHFAEAIISLLTSDSKRVQMGYEGRNYALTQKWERIFDNLISHYLQIIETSIQPAPFQKEA; this is encoded by the coding sequence ATGAAAATCGCATTTTTCACTGATACCTTTTATCCAGAGATTAATGGAGTCGCCCGTACATTGAAAAGATTCACAGACTATCTGGCAGAAAAGGGACATTCCGTCAAGGTGTTCGCCCCCGAGAATCCAAGCGGAGAGTATGTTCCGTCCCATATCCATCGATTTAAAAGCGCATCCTTCTTCCTGTATCCAGAATGCCGGGTCGCTTTCCCTAACTATTTTAAAATCAAGGGAGAACTGGAAAAATTCAATCCCGATCTCATCCATGTCGCAACACCATTCAATCTTGGCATCATGGGTGTATATTGCGCAAAGAAGCTGAAAATTCCGCTGGCTGGCTCGTATCACACCGATTTCGACCAGTATCTGCAATTCTATGACCTAGGTTTATTATCCAGCCTGCTATGGAAATACATGAACTGGTTTCACCAGCCACTGCAGAAAATCTTCGTTCCGTCTCATGATACAATGGCTCAATTGACAGAACACGGATTGAAGAATCTGGAGCTCTGGCCAAGGGGCGTTGACTGTGAGCTGTTCCACCCATTTTATGACAAGCTCGCTGTCCGGAAGAAATACTCTTTTAGAAAAGAATATATCTTATCCTATGCAGGCAGGCTGGCTCCGGAAAAAAGTGCCGGACTCCTGCTGGAGATTGCTAAAAACATGCCGCCCCAGATCGCCGATAAGGTTCATTGGCTAATCGTGGGTGACGGGCCAATGAGGGAACAACTTGAAAAAGAAGCACCTGCTAATATGATCTTCACGGGCTACCTAAAAGGCGGTCAACTCGCTGAAGTCTACTCAGCATCCGACCTATTCATCTTCCCTTCTGCTACAGAAACATTCGGAAATGTCGTTCTTGAATCACTTGCCAGCGGCACCCCTGTCATAGGAGCAAACTCTGGGGGAGTAAGAAGCATCATTGAGGATGGAGTGACAGGACGCTTATGTACACCACATGATATCCATCATTTTGCTGAGGCTATCATTAGCCTCCTTACATCAGACAGCAAGAGAGTTCAAATGGGCTACGAAGGCAGAAACTATGCACTCACCCAAAAATGGGAGAGGATTTTCGATAATTTAATAAGCCATTATCTTCAAATAATAGAAACAAGCATTCAGCCTGCACCCTTCCAAAAAGAAGCGTAG
- a CDS encoding phosphatase PAP2 family protein, protein MKLLLVFYQTDQRIFRGINRHYQNKFLNAFFRTITHAGGARFTISSILLLVLFLNGPIRQAAFASAAALALSHLPVHFIKKWYPRKRPYIILENAFFPSNPLQDHSFPSGHTTAIFSLVLPFILFMPVLSAALVPLACMVALSRVYLGLHYPTDILVGALLGTTAGILSYSFLL, encoded by the coding sequence ATGAAACTTTTACTAGTATTCTACCAAACTGATCAAAGGATTTTCCGGGGAATCAACCGCCATTATCAAAACAAATTCCTGAATGCCTTTTTCCGTACAATCACCCATGCAGGCGGTGCAAGGTTCACGATTTCATCCATCCTGCTGCTGGTCCTGTTTTTAAACGGACCGATCAGGCAGGCAGCTTTTGCAAGTGCAGCTGCTTTAGCGCTAAGCCATCTCCCGGTACATTTCATTAAAAAATGGTACCCGCGGAAACGGCCCTATATCATCCTGGAGAATGCTTTTTTCCCGTCGAACCCGCTGCAGGACCATTCATTCCCTTCCGGACATACGACGGCAATCTTTTCATTGGTCCTGCCTTTCATATTATTCATGCCAGTCTTATCGGCTGCTTTGGTTCCCTTGGCCTGCATGGTCGCCCTTTCGAGGGTATACCTTGGTCTGCACTACCCAACAGATATTCTCGTCGGTGCCCTGCTTGGGACAACAGCCGGTATACTCAGTTACTCGTTCCTTCTTTGA